A segment of the Thermococcus celericrescens genome:
ACCTCAACTATTCTCTCGGCCCTCCTCCTCTTCTCTTCCCAGGTTTCATTGAAGGTGAAGCCCTCAAGGCTTAACGAGCCTGATTTTGTTTTCCTCATAGATTATCACCACCGAGTTTTTGGAGACCCTAACTGCCTTTAGGTCATCGAACTCATCGCTATAAATCTTTTGCCCGTTGTGGTTCAGAATCAGAACCTCCCTCTCGAAGGCGATGACGAATCCCTTCTCAAAGGGGATTACCTCACTCACTGGCCCCTCGAACTCAAAATCAACGACTTCAACCTCGCCCTGCGAGAACTCTATCCTCGTGCTTTTGCCCACCTTCAGCGGCGAGGGCTCCGCCAGGACGACCTTGAAGCGAAGGGACTTTCCGAGGAGCTCGACTTCGATTTCCTCACCCGTCCTGAGTTCCTCCCCCATGAGCTTGCCCTTTATGACCTCGCTGAAATCGGCCGGCAGCTCGGCCTCGAAGAGGGGCTTTAGAACGGCCCTCATAACACCACCGGGGGAAATGGAAAAATTGGGGTAAAAAAGGTTATCTCAAACCGGAACGGCCACCGCCTGGGCTGAAGTGCCGGCGCTCTGGACGAAGGCGTTCATGAACTCAACAAAGACGTGGCTGTAGGCCCAGTCCGGGTCGCTCGTGCCCCTGTGAGTCGGTGAAACCTGCCCCTCCTGCCCGGGGTGGTCGCGGTCC
Coding sequences within it:
- a CDS encoding DUF6849 domain-containing protein; this translates as MRAVLKPLFEAELPADFSEVIKGKLMGEELRTGEEIEVELLGKSLRFKVVLAEPSPLKVGKSTRIEFSQGEVEVVDFEFEGPVSEVIPFEKGFVIAFEREVLILNHNGQKIYSDEFDDLKAVRVSKNSVVIIYEENKIRLVKP